In Polaromonas sp. JS666, one genomic interval encodes:
- a CDS encoding Lrp/AsnC family transcriptional regulator — MEHLDKFDIAILNELQREARLTNTELASRVGLSAAPCWRRVRALEEAGFITGYRAEINRHKIGLGVLAFVRLDADRNSGDATRQLEEAIKKLPEVIACHYISGTGTFELQVVAQDLEAFSKFALQSLINLPNVKDLHTSFSLGEVKASSSLPLGHLARTAPSS, encoded by the coding sequence ATGGAACATTTAGACAAGTTTGACATTGCCATACTGAATGAGTTGCAGCGTGAGGCGCGTCTGACCAATACCGAACTCGCGTCCCGCGTCGGCCTGTCGGCTGCACCCTGCTGGCGGCGCGTGCGGGCGCTGGAGGAAGCCGGGTTCATCACCGGCTATCGAGCCGAGATCAACCGCCACAAGATCGGTTTGGGCGTGCTGGCCTTTGTCCGGCTGGACGCGGACCGCAACAGCGGGGACGCCACGCGGCAACTGGAAGAAGCCATCAAGAAACTGCCTGAAGTCATCGCCTGCCACTACATCAGCGGCACCGGAACCTTCGAGCTGCAGGTGGTGGCCCAGGACCTTGAAGCTTTCAGCAAGTTTGCGCTGCAGAGCCTGATCAACCTGCCCAATGTGAAAGACCTGCACACCAGTTTCTCGCTGGGGGAGGTCAAGGCCAGCAGTTCGCTGCCGCTGGGGCATCTGGCACGCACGGCACCTTCATCATAA
- a CDS encoding response regulator transcription factor, which translates to MEPIQNATVYIVDDDASVRDALAWLLRSRRLPSETFDSAEAFDARVSQQFEVKSPSCVLLDVRMAGLSGLAMFEKLIGYGLLPTLPVIFLTGHADVPTAVDAVKRGAFDFCEKPFSDNALVDRIEQALKFSAAALAQHSESISRQARLDGLTDRERDVMRLVVGGLPNKLVADQLDISVRTVEVHRARVFDKMGVKSAVELANLLRNL; encoded by the coding sequence ATGGAACCCATTCAAAATGCCACGGTTTATATCGTCGACGATGACGCCAGCGTACGCGATGCGCTGGCCTGGCTGTTGCGGTCGCGTCGTCTGCCCAGTGAGACCTTCGACAGCGCCGAGGCCTTCGATGCGCGGGTGTCGCAGCAGTTTGAGGTGAAGTCGCCTTCCTGCGTCCTGCTGGACGTGCGGATGGCGGGCCTGAGTGGTCTGGCCATGTTTGAGAAACTGATTGGCTACGGCCTGCTGCCGACCCTGCCGGTGATTTTCCTGACGGGCCATGCGGATGTGCCGACGGCCGTCGATGCGGTCAAGCGTGGCGCCTTTGATTTCTGCGAGAAGCCGTTTTCGGACAACGCACTCGTCGACCGCATCGAGCAGGCGCTCAAGTTTTCCGCGGCGGCGCTGGCCCAGCACAGCGAATCGATCAGCCGGCAGGCGCGGCTGGACGGGCTGACCGACCGCGAGCGGGATGTGATGCGGCTGGTGGTGGGCGGCCTGCCCAACAAGCTGGTGGCCGACCAGCTCGACATCAGTGTGCGGACGGTGGAAGTTCACCGTGCCCGCGTTTTTGACAAAATGGGAGTCAAGTCGGCGGTAGAGCTTGCGAACCTGCTACGAAACCTGTAG
- the secD gene encoding protein translocase subunit SecD has translation MNRYPAWKYAIIVVALLIAALYTLPNFFGEAPAVQISSGKSTVKIDTTTMARVEQALKDVGITADVIALEGTSVKARFGDTDTQLKAKDAVQKALSPDPANPSYVVALNLLSRSPAWLTSLHAFPMYLGLDLRGGVHFMLQVDMQAALTKRAESLSGDIRLSLREKNIRHGGISRNAQAIDIKVRDSETLASAKALIQDQFPDLQTVDVPEGTEYKLTASIKPEAARRIQDQALKQNMVTLHNRINELGVAEPVIQQQGLDRIVVQLPGVQDTAKAKDILGRTATLEMRLVEDSAEARAAENNTGAVPFGTERFFERNGQAVIVKKQVILTGENLTDAQPGFDSQNQQPKVDLTVDAKGGRIMRDTSRENLKKRMAILLFEKGKGEVLTAPVIQSELGNRFQISGSMSVSEANDLALLLRAGSLAAPMEIIEERTIGPTLGADNISKGFHSVSWGFVVIVAFMAAYYMLFGLISGLALAVNLLLLVAVLSMLQATLTLPGMAAMALALGMAIDSNVLINERVREELRNGASAQAAIHAGYERAWATILDSNTSTLIVGLALLAFGSGPVRGFAVVHCIGILTSMFSAVFFSRGLVNLWYGRQKKLKTVSIGTVWRPDASGAVAK, from the coding sequence ATGAATCGTTATCCGGCCTGGAAGTACGCCATTATTGTGGTCGCGCTATTGATCGCAGCCCTGTACACGCTGCCCAACTTTTTTGGCGAAGCGCCGGCAGTGCAGATTTCCAGCGGCAAGTCCACGGTCAAGATTGACACGACGACGATGGCGAGGGTGGAACAGGCGCTCAAGGATGTGGGCATCACGGCGGATGTCATCGCCCTGGAGGGTACTTCGGTCAAGGCACGCTTTGGCGATACCGATACCCAGCTCAAGGCGAAAGACGCCGTCCAGAAGGCGCTGTCGCCCGATCCCGCGAATCCGTCGTATGTGGTCGCGCTCAACCTGCTGTCGCGCTCACCCGCCTGGCTGACTTCGCTGCACGCGTTTCCCATGTACCTGGGGCTGGACCTGCGTGGCGGCGTGCATTTCATGCTGCAGGTGGACATGCAGGCGGCGCTGACCAAACGGGCCGAGTCCCTGTCGGGCGACATTCGCCTGTCGCTGCGCGAAAAAAATATCCGCCATGGTGGCATCAGCCGCAATGCCCAGGCCATTGACATCAAGGTTCGCGACAGCGAGACCCTGGCCTCTGCCAAGGCGCTGATCCAGGATCAGTTTCCGGACCTGCAGACCGTCGATGTCCCGGAGGGCACGGAGTACAAGCTGACGGCCAGCATCAAGCCCGAGGCGGCGCGCCGGATCCAGGATCAGGCGCTCAAGCAGAACATGGTCACGCTGCACAACCGGATCAACGAGCTGGGCGTGGCCGAGCCGGTGATTCAGCAGCAGGGCCTGGACCGTATCGTGGTGCAATTGCCGGGTGTTCAGGATACGGCCAAGGCCAAGGACATCCTGGGGCGTACAGCGACACTGGAGATGCGTCTCGTGGAAGACAGCGCCGAGGCGCGCGCTGCGGAAAACAACACCGGTGCCGTGCCGTTTGGCACCGAGCGCTTTTTCGAGCGCAACGGGCAGGCGGTGATTGTCAAGAAACAGGTGATCCTGACCGGCGAGAACCTGACGGATGCCCAGCCCGGCTTTGACTCGCAGAACCAGCAGCCCAAAGTGGATCTGACGGTCGATGCCAAGGGCGGCCGCATCATGCGCGACACCAGCCGCGAGAACCTGAAGAAACGCATGGCCATCCTGCTGTTTGAAAAAGGCAAGGGCGAGGTCCTGACCGCGCCGGTCATCCAGAGTGAACTCGGCAACCGCTTCCAGATTTCCGGCTCCATGAGTGTGAGCGAAGCCAATGACCTGGCCTTGCTGCTGCGCGCGGGCTCCCTCGCCGCGCCCATGGAAATCATTGAAGAGCGCACCATCGGCCCGACGCTGGGTGCCGACAATATTTCCAAGGGCTTTCACAGCGTGTCCTGGGGTTTTGTCGTGATCGTGGCCTTCATGGCGGCCTACTACATGCTGTTCGGCCTGATCTCCGGCCTGGCGCTGGCGGTGAACCTGCTGCTGCTCGTCGCGGTGCTTTCCATGCTGCAGGCGACCCTGACCTTGCCCGGCATGGCGGCCATGGCACTGGCACTGGGCATGGCCATCGACTCCAACGTGCTGATCAATGAGCGCGTGCGCGAGGAATTGCGCAATGGCGCCTCGGCCCAGGCGGCCATTCATGCGGGGTATGAGCGGGCCTGGGCCACCATCCTGGACTCCAACACCTCGACCCTGATTGTGGGCCTGGCATTGCTGGCCTTTGGTTCCGGCCCGGTACGCGGTTTTGCGGTGGTGCACTGCATCGGCATTTTGACCAGCATGTTCTCTGCGGTATTTTTCTCGCGTGGCCTGGTCAATCTCTGGTATGGCCGGCAGAAAAAGCTCAAGACGGTGTCCATCGGCACGGTGTGGCGGCCCGACGCGTCCGGCGCTGTGGCGAAATGA
- a CDS encoding murein transglycosylase A, whose amino-acid sequence MNTSSSNAPRASSKSRAMTFPWIANTVSREPVRFRSIIATAAAIIMLLASCASPPYRTPPPSSPSPMPPAAAPATSAAGPRPGDTGALPEPMVQGKSRWVAVRWADLPGFDEDALFEAWNAWLKSCERPGPAFAPLCGEVRRLSIARAEDQRAWMVARLQPYRVETLQGGAEGLLTSYYEPVLKASRQPGSGYEVPLYRVPASLGSRKPWFSRHEIDTLPEARVALRGREIAWLADPIEAMSLHIQGSGRLNITEADGSQRVVRVAYAGSNEQPFRSVTQWLQDQGEGRMTAPWMESTKAWAARNPQRVQQMLWSNPRYTFFQEQPLSDLDAAFGPKGAQGVALTAGRSIAVDPGSIPYGTPVWLASRGSAAQLQKLVFAQDTGSAIVGAVRADYFAGTGAEAGELAARFNQPLRLWVLWPK is encoded by the coding sequence ATGAACACCAGCAGCAGCAACGCCCCCAGGGCTTCGAGCAAAAGTAGGGCCATGACATTTCCTTGGATTGCAAACACCGTTTCGCGGGAGCCGGTGCGATTCAGGTCAATTATCGCCACAGCCGCCGCCATCATCATGCTGCTGGCGTCCTGTGCCAGTCCGCCCTACCGCACGCCGCCGCCCTCATCGCCCTCGCCCATGCCACCGGCCGCAGCGCCTGCCACTTCGGCTGCGGGGCCCCGTCCGGGTGATACCGGGGCGTTGCCGGAGCCCATGGTGCAGGGCAAAAGCCGCTGGGTTGCCGTTCGCTGGGCGGACCTGCCGGGGTTTGACGAGGACGCGCTGTTCGAGGCCTGGAACGCCTGGCTCAAAAGCTGCGAGCGGCCGGGGCCGGCATTTGCCCCGCTGTGCGGCGAGGTGCGGCGCCTGAGCATTGCCCGGGCCGAAGACCAGCGTGCCTGGATGGTCGCTCGATTGCAGCCTTACCGGGTCGAAACACTTCAGGGCGGTGCCGAAGGTTTGCTGACCAGTTATTACGAACCGGTGCTCAAGGCCAGCCGTCAGCCGGGCAGTGGTTACGAGGTGCCCTTGTACCGGGTGCCGGCGTCGCTGGGCAGCCGCAAGCCCTGGTTCTCGCGGCATGAAATCGATACGCTGCCGGAGGCCCGTGTTGCCCTGAGGGGCCGGGAAATTGCCTGGCTGGCAGATCCGATCGAGGCGATGTCGCTGCACATCCAGGGCTCGGGCCGGTTGAACATCACGGAAGCGGATGGTTCGCAGCGGGTCGTGCGGGTGGCGTATGCCGGATCCAACGAGCAACCCTTTCGCAGCGTAACCCAATGGCTCCAGGATCAGGGCGAGGGCCGGATGACGGCGCCCTGGATGGAGTCCACCAAGGCGTGGGCGGCGCGAAATCCGCAGCGCGTGCAGCAGATGCTGTGGAGCAATCCGCGCTACACGTTTTTCCAGGAGCAGCCCCTGAGCGATCTGGACGCCGCATTCGGGCCGAAGGGCGCCCAGGGTGTGGCGTTGACGGCGGGCCGCTCGATTGCAGTCGATCCGGGCAGCATTCCTTATGGCACACCGGTGTGGCTGGCGTCCCGCGGTAGCGCGGCCCAGTTGCAGAAGCTGGTGTTTGCGCAAGATACCGGGAGTGCCATCGTGGGCGCGGTGCGCGCCGACTATTTTGCGGGGACCGGCGCCGAAGCCGGCGAATTGGCCGCGCGGTTCAACCAGCCGCTGCGGCTTTGGGTGCTCTGGCCAAAATAG
- a CDS encoding indolepyruvate ferredoxin oxidoreductase family protein, which yields MNAPLPEHIRKALETVTLDDKYSLEHGRAFMSGVQALVRLPMLQRTRDAIAGLNTGGFISGYRGSPLGGYDQALWAAKKHLAAQNIVFQPGVNEELGATAVWGTQQLDLYPQSKKFDGVFGIWYGKGPGVDRCSDVFKHANMAGTAKHGGVIAIAGDDHVSKSSTAAHQSDHIFKACGLPVFFPSSVQDILDMGLHAFAMSRFSGVWSGMKTIQEVVESSSSVLVDPDRVKIVIPEDFQMPPGGLHIRWPDPPLEQEARLMDFKWYAALAYIRANKLNYNVIAGPKDRFGVIASGKAFNDTRQALADLGLDEETCHQLGIRLHKVNVVWPLEATITRDFAEGLQEILVVEEKRQVIEYQIKEELYNWRADVRPNVLGKFDEPEGDQSGGEWSRSNPSDNWLLRAKVDLTPAIIAKAIAKRLKKLGVPADIISRMDARLAVIEARERALTEVKVDTGERAPWFCSGCPHNTSTRVPEGSRAVAGIGCHYMATWMDRSTSTFTQMGGEGVTWVGQAAFTTDQHVFANLGDGTYFHSGLLAIRQAIASGVNITYKVLYNDAVAMTGGQQVGERPEGHSVLQIMQSLLAEGVAKLVIVTDEPQKYQGARLLEGVTVHHRDELDRIQREFRELKGTTAIIYDQTCATEKRRRRKRGTLADPEKRVVINELVCEGCGDCSVQSNCLSVEPLETEFGRKRRINQNTCNKDYSCVKGFCPSFVTVEGGQLKKPKKEKKGGLSSLPAIPEPVLPVAENAWGIVVGGVGGTGVITIGQLLGMAAHLEGKGVVTQDAGGLAQKGGATWSHIQIANRPEAIYTTKVDTAKADLVIGCDPIVAASKYTLTVMQPGRTYVAMNSHGTPTAAFVTNPDWQFPGGNCASAVTAAVGADLLGSFDAEQVAVQMIGDSIYTNPLMLGFAWQKGRVPLSHASLMRAIELNGVQVENNRAAFEWGRRCAHDLAAVQALFKAAQVIEFVKKPSLAEMLAKRVDFLTAYQNAAYARTYQAFVDKVRLAEAPLGKTMLTEAVARYLFKLMAYKDEYEVARLHTDAGFLGKVNAMFEGDFKLNYHLAPPLIASKNDKGELQKQQFGPWMLAGFKVLARLKGLRGTPLDVFGRSEERRMERALIDEYRASLEEVLAGLTAQNHSMAVEIARIPELIKGYGHVKERHLQTARPQWAALMQSFRQPAATAQQAA from the coding sequence ATGAACGCCCCACTTCCTGAACACATTCGCAAGGCGCTGGAAACCGTCACGCTGGACGACAAATACAGCCTGGAGCACGGCCGCGCCTTCATGAGCGGCGTGCAGGCGCTGGTTCGCCTGCCCATGCTGCAGCGCACGCGCGACGCTATCGCCGGCCTGAACACCGGCGGCTTTATCAGCGGCTACCGCGGCTCGCCGCTGGGCGGCTATGACCAAGCGCTGTGGGCGGCCAAAAAGCATCTGGCAGCGCAAAACATCGTGTTCCAGCCCGGCGTCAATGAAGAACTGGGCGCCACCGCGGTCTGGGGCACGCAGCAGCTGGACCTGTATCCGCAAAGCAAGAAATTCGACGGCGTGTTCGGCATCTGGTACGGCAAGGGGCCGGGCGTGGACCGCTGCTCGGACGTGTTCAAGCATGCCAACATGGCCGGCACCGCCAAACACGGTGGCGTGATCGCCATTGCGGGCGACGACCATGTGTCCAAGAGCTCGACGGCGGCGCACCAGAGCGACCACATCTTCAAGGCCTGCGGCCTGCCGGTGTTTTTTCCGTCCAGCGTGCAGGACATCCTCGACATGGGGCTGCATGCTTTTGCCATGAGCCGTTTTTCGGGCGTCTGGTCGGGCATGAAGACCATCCAGGAGGTGGTGGAGTCGTCCAGCTCGGTGCTGGTCGATCCGGACCGCGTGAAGATCGTCATCCCCGAAGATTTCCAGATGCCGCCGGGCGGCCTGCACATCCGGTGGCCCGACCCGCCGCTGGAGCAGGAGGCGCGCCTGATGGACTTCAAGTGGTATGCCGCGCTTGCCTACATCCGGGCCAACAAGCTCAATTACAACGTCATTGCCGGGCCGAAAGACCGTTTCGGGGTGATCGCCAGCGGCAAGGCCTTCAACGACACACGCCAGGCGCTGGCCGACCTGGGCCTGGACGAGGAGACCTGCCACCAGCTCGGCATTCGCCTGCACAAGGTCAATGTGGTGTGGCCGCTGGAGGCCACCATCACGCGTGACTTTGCCGAAGGCCTGCAGGAAATCCTGGTGGTCGAGGAAAAGCGCCAGGTCATTGAATACCAGATCAAGGAAGAGCTCTACAACTGGCGCGCCGACGTGCGGCCGAATGTGCTGGGCAAGTTTGACGAGCCGGAGGGCGACCAGTCCGGCGGCGAATGGAGCCGTTCCAACCCGAGCGACAACTGGCTGCTGCGCGCCAAGGTCGACCTGACGCCGGCCATCATCGCCAAGGCGATTGCCAAACGCCTGAAGAAGCTGGGCGTGCCCGCCGACATCATCTCGCGCATGGATGCGCGCCTGGCCGTCATCGAGGCGCGGGAGCGCGCGCTGACCGAAGTCAAAGTCGACACCGGCGAGCGGGCCCCCTGGTTTTGCAGCGGCTGCCCGCACAACACCAGCACCCGCGTGCCCGAAGGTTCGCGCGCCGTGGCCGGCATTGGCTGCCACTACATGGCGACCTGGATGGACCGTTCCACCTCCACCTTCACCCAGATGGGCGGTGAAGGCGTGACCTGGGTCGGCCAGGCGGCGTTCACGACCGACCAGCATGTGTTTGCCAATCTGGGCGACGGCACCTACTTTCACAGCGGCCTGCTGGCGATCCGCCAGGCCATCGCTTCCGGGGTGAACATCACCTACAAGGTCCTCTACAACGATGCGGTCGCCATGACCGGCGGCCAGCAGGTGGGAGAGCGGCCCGAGGGCCATTCCGTGCTGCAGATCATGCAGAGCCTGCTCGCCGAAGGCGTGGCCAAACTGGTGATCGTCACCGACGAGCCGCAAAAGTACCAGGGCGCCAGGTTACTCGAAGGGGTGACGGTGCATCACCGCGACGAACTCGACCGCATCCAGCGCGAATTCCGCGAGCTCAAGGGTACGACCGCCATCATTTACGACCAGACCTGCGCGACGGAAAAGCGCCGGCGCCGCAAGCGCGGCACCCTGGCGGATCCGGAAAAGCGCGTGGTCATCAACGAGCTGGTCTGCGAAGGCTGTGGTGACTGCTCGGTGCAGTCCAATTGCCTGTCGGTGGAGCCGCTCGAAACCGAATTTGGCCGCAAGCGCCGCATCAACCAGAACACCTGCAACAAGGACTACTCCTGCGTCAAGGGTTTCTGCCCCAGCTTTGTCACGGTGGAAGGCGGCCAGCTGAAAAAGCCGAAGAAGGAAAAAAAGGGCGGCCTGAGCAGCCTGCCCGCGATTCCCGAACCGGTGCTGCCCGTGGCTGAAAACGCCTGGGGCATCGTGGTGGGAGGCGTCGGCGGCACCGGTGTCATCACGATTGGCCAGTTGCTGGGCATGGCTGCCCACCTCGAGGGCAAAGGGGTGGTCACGCAGGATGCCGGCGGGCTGGCGCAAAAGGGCGGCGCCACCTGGAGTCATATCCAGATCGCCAACCGGCCCGAGGCGATTTACACCACCAAGGTGGACACCGCCAAGGCCGACCTGGTGATCGGCTGCGATCCGATCGTGGCGGCCAGCAAGTACACACTTACGGTCATGCAGCCGGGCCGCACCTACGTGGCGATGAACTCGCACGGCACGCCGACGGCGGCCTTTGTGACGAACCCCGACTGGCAATTTCCGGGCGGCAATTGCGCAAGTGCCGTGACGGCCGCAGTGGGCGCTGACTTGCTGGGCAGCTTCGATGCGGAGCAGGTGGCCGTGCAGATGATTGGCGATTCGATTTACACCAACCCCCTGATGCTGGGCTTTGCCTGGCAAAAAGGCCGGGTGCCGCTGTCCCATGCCTCGCTGATGCGGGCCATTGAACTCAACGGCGTGCAGGTCGAGAACAACCGGGCGGCCTTTGAATGGGGCCGTCGCTGCGCGCATGACCTGGCCGCGGTACAGGCTTTGTTCAAGGCGGCGCAGGTGATCGAGTTTGTGAAAAAGCCCTCCCTGGCCGAGATGCTGGCCAAGCGGGTGGATTTCCTGACGGCCTACCAGAACGCCGCTTACGCCCGGACCTACCAGGCGTTTGTGGACAAGGTGCGGCTGGCGGAAGCGCCCCTCGGCAAGACCATGCTGACCGAGGCCGTGGCCCGGTACCTGTTCAAGCTGATGGCCTACAAGGACGAGTATGAAGTGGCGCGGCTGCACACCGATGCCGGATTTCTCGGCAAGGTCAATGCCATGTTTGAGGGCGACTTCAAGCTCAACTACCACCTGGCGCCCCCGCTGATCGCGTCCAAAAACGACAAGGGCGAGCTGCAAAAGCAGCAGTTCGGCCCCTGGATGCTGGCCGGCTTCAAGGTGCTGGCCCGGCTCAAGGGTTTGCGCGGCACGCCGCTGGATGTGTTTGGCCGCAGCGAGGAGCGCAGAATGGAGCGCGCATTGATTGACGAGTACCGCGCCAGCCTGGAGGAAGTGCTGGCCGGTCTGACCGCCCAAAACCACTCCATGGCCGTGGAAATTGCCCGGATTCCCGAGCTGATCAAGGGCTACGGCCACGTCAAGGAGCGCCACCTGCAAACCGCGCGGCCGCAATGGGCGGCACTGATGCAGTCCTTCCGCCAGCCGGCAGCCACCGCGCAGCAGGCCGCCTAG
- a CDS encoding two-component system sensor histidine kinase NtrB, with protein sequence MKFPLLNGVSWASRRWSLWALLLALVVTLLAILVWLSGRYESSMVQSRLEHDAGETVTDIRSGLTRNIQTFQALQSTERPPAAWHAPAAELLREHREIMRLEWRSETLEVLGFVETPYRSSVFERLGRHGMEADVNLTCTTARRLSGSAYSTSYFMPQNDGLGLEVMDMCLPIVAAGRLMGYVVATYSLQDILGELVGKQLARGVGLSFTEADGTRLALHGVVSRGSRVYVAQQLLDLPGNTLVVRMESRLGTPALFPNVLTALVTAMSVALLAVLFLLARDMRRRLKVEHDLGEALAFRKAMEDSVLTGLRARDLQGRITYVNPAFCKMVGVDAKDLLNQSVPAPYWPPELAAMYQQRQEIRLSGSNLPREGHESVFMRQDGTRFPVLIMEAPLINAVGKHTGWMSAILDVSEQRRIEELSRASQDRLQATARLAMVGEMASLLSHELNQPLAAISSYATGSLNLLQGEMAPAATSSPGGPDAGPTAPPLSEDLQLAMRRIAEQAERAGKVIKSVHDFVRRRDQVREAVEPRALLDAIMPLVSLQARKLGVRVVIEVDAACEPVLCDRTMVEQVLLNLSRNGMQAMQAMQGIDETQAPNQQARVLTLRIRPAASNAHSRWVEFAVIDRGEGIPREVADQLFTPFFTTKEEGMGLGLSLCRTVIEQHGGFLGFEAAQPRGTIFSFTLPVALARDGHADVDAAGTAKEMA encoded by the coding sequence GTGAAATTTCCTCTTCTGAACGGTGTCAGCTGGGCCAGCCGGCGCTGGTCGCTCTGGGCCCTGCTGCTGGCGCTGGTGGTGACGCTGCTGGCGATTCTTGTCTGGCTGTCGGGCCGCTACGAGTCCAGCATGGTGCAAAGCCGGCTGGAGCACGATGCGGGAGAGACCGTCACGGACATCCGTTCGGGGCTGACCCGCAACATCCAGACGTTCCAGGCCTTGCAGTCCACGGAGCGCCCGCCCGCCGCCTGGCATGCACCCGCCGCCGAGCTGCTGCGCGAGCATCGCGAGATCATGCGGCTGGAGTGGCGCAGCGAGACGCTGGAGGTGCTGGGATTTGTCGAGACGCCCTACCGGTCCTCGGTGTTTGAGCGCCTGGGTCGTCACGGCATGGAGGCCGATGTCAACCTGACCTGCACCACGGCTCGCCGCCTGAGCGGGTCGGCCTATTCCACCAGTTACTTCATGCCGCAAAACGATGGCCTGGGTCTGGAAGTCATGGACATGTGCTTGCCGATTGTGGCGGCGGGCCGACTGATGGGCTATGTGGTGGCCACCTATTCCCTGCAGGACATTCTGGGCGAACTGGTGGGCAAACAGCTGGCCCGCGGCGTCGGCCTCTCGTTCACGGAGGCCGATGGCACGCGCCTGGCGCTGCATGGCGTGGTGTCGCGCGGCAGCCGGGTTTACGTCGCCCAGCAATTGCTCGACCTGCCGGGCAACACGCTGGTCGTCAGGATGGAAAGCCGGCTCGGCACCCCCGCGCTGTTCCCCAATGTGCTGACGGCGCTGGTCACAGCCATGTCGGTGGCCTTGCTGGCCGTGCTGTTCCTGCTGGCCCGCGACATGCGGCGGCGCCTCAAGGTGGAGCACGACCTGGGCGAGGCCCTGGCCTTTCGCAAGGCCATGGAAGACTCGGTCCTGACGGGCCTGCGGGCGCGGGACCTGCAGGGGCGCATCACTTACGTCAATCCGGCGTTCTGCAAGATGGTGGGGGTGGATGCCAAGGACCTGCTCAACCAGAGCGTCCCTGCGCCCTACTGGCCGCCCGAGCTCGCAGCCATGTACCAGCAGCGCCAGGAAATCCGCCTGTCCGGCAGCAACCTGCCGCGTGAGGGCCATGAGTCCGTGTTCATGCGGCAGGACGGCACACGGTTTCCGGTGCTCATCATGGAGGCGCCGCTGATCAACGCGGTCGGCAAGCACACCGGCTGGATGAGCGCCATTCTGGATGTCAGCGAACAGCGCCGCATTGAAGAGCTCTCGCGCGCCAGCCAGGACCGCCTGCAGGCCACGGCGAGGCTGGCGATGGTGGGAGAGATGGCATCGCTGCTCAGCCACGAACTCAACCAGCCGCTGGCGGCCATTTCGAGCTATGCCACCGGCTCGCTCAACCTGCTGCAGGGCGAAATGGCGCCTGCCGCGACGTCTTCCCCGGGCGGGCCGGATGCAGGCCCGACGGCACCGCCCCTGTCCGAAGACCTGCAACTGGCGATGCGGCGCATTGCCGAGCAGGCCGAACGGGCCGGCAAGGTGATCAAGAGCGTGCACGATTTTGTCCGGCGGCGCGACCAGGTACGCGAAGCCGTGGAGCCGCGGGCCTTGCTGGACGCCATCATGCCGCTCGTCAGCCTGCAGGCCCGCAAGCTGGGCGTGCGCGTGGTGATCGAGGTGGACGCGGCCTGCGAGCCGGTGCTGTGCGACCGCACCATGGTCGAGCAGGTGCTGCTCAACCTGTCGCGCAATGGCATGCAGGCCATGCAGGCCATGCAGGGTATAGACGAAACGCAGGCGCCCAACCAGCAGGCCAGAGTGCTCACCTTGCGTATCCGGCCGGCAGCCTCCAATGCGCACAGCCGCTGGGTTGAATTTGCGGTGATTGACCGCGGTGAGGGCATTCCCCGTGAGGTGGCGGACCAGCTTTTCACGCCCTTCTTCACGACCAAGGAGGAAGGCATGGGCCTGGGCCTGAGCCTGTGCCGCACGGTGATAGAGCAGCATGGCGGATTCCTGGGATTTGAAGCAGCGCAGCCGCGTGGCACGATTTTCAGTTTCACCTTGCCGGTGGCGCTGGCGCGGGATGGCCATGCCGATGTCGATGCCGCTGGTACCGCCAAGGAAATGGCCTAG
- the yajC gene encoding preprotein translocase subunit YajC: MFISSAFAQTAPAAAAGGDMLSSLTGMLPLVLMFVVLYFVMIRPQMKKQKEHRAMIDALAKGDEVATAGGLLGKVTKLGDVYLSLELAPGVEVQLQRSAIIQVLPKGAIGAAK; encoded by the coding sequence GTGTTCATTTCTTCTGCTTTTGCCCAAACCGCTCCTGCCGCCGCCGCGGGAGGCGACATGTTGTCGTCGCTGACGGGCATGCTTCCCCTGGTGCTGATGTTTGTGGTGCTGTATTTCGTGATGATCCGTCCACAGATGAAAAAGCAAAAAGAACATCGTGCCATGATCGACGCGCTGGCCAAAGGCGATGAAGTCGCTACCGCAGGCGGCTTGCTTGGCAAGGTGACCAAGCTCGGTGATGTGTACCTGTCCCTGGAGCTCGCGCCCGGCGTTGAAGTGCAACTGCAGCGCAGCGCCATCATCCAGGTGCTGCCCAAGGGCGCTATCGGCGCCGCGAAGTAA